The following DNA comes from Malania oleifera isolate guangnan ecotype guangnan chromosome 12, ASM2987363v1, whole genome shotgun sequence.
GGCTAAACTCTCTTAAGCCCAATTGGGTTTTGGTTCTAATTAAATGGAATTAAATAATATACCTATGTCCAAAATGGACTTGGGCCTTAGGCTTTCAGATTGGATTCGTATGATGGGTCCTAGGTTATGGGTCAATGGATTTGATCTAGTCCAACGGGTCGAGTTAACGAGTCGGATCTAATCCACTAAGTTGGGTCAACTAGTCAAAATACCATATTAATTTCAGAACACAAATATTTCAAGTCACTAGATTTATGAAATTAATCACAAAAAACGTAAATGAAACCAACCTCAGTCTTCAACTCCTTAAATCTTCAAGCCTGATGTTAGTTGTTCAACTCCTCTTTGATTCTGTCTGCAATCCTCAAATCTTAAATTCTAACTTTTAAAACTTCAAAACTTCTAAATTCTGCAGTTCTTCAGTTTTCCAGCAATTTCCTCAAACTTTTGATTTACTCTGAATTGTAATCAGAATTCTCTATTTTTCCTCACGAATTGCTCTCATTGCCTTGTCTCTATATGATTGTGTGTAAGACTCGATTATTTGTCTCTGTGTCTTCTCACCCTTAGAatgcctctatttataggctttgtAAACCAATCACTTTAATGTTGACTAGTCAATCAACACTAAATATATCAATCACCATTTTACTcaatttttcacatttctcacatgtttatttgttgatttgcaAGTTTGAATTTTGGAACTTGAAGATGCTGGCtcatctctttttattttttccttttctatttttttattatattttttttttacaatttatttccctaaattttttttaatttttgtatttcctctttttttttttgtattttatcatgaaagaatgaatgaaatgttacttatttttattatatataagcCTAGACAATTTAGGGTGTCTAATTTTCAAAAGTATTAAATGAACTTAATATATTGTcataatttttcaataaaaatatggaaatttttttattaaatattattataattttttggcAATAAAATTAAAGATTACTaaacattattttataaatttgaaCTTTAATGAAACAATGCTACTTTCACTTTatgttaataaaataaaaaatctctcaAAATTATAGGACTAAATTTTTAGTACTATAGTTGTAAAGAATGAGAATAAATcaaaggaaaatatgaaaaatataattatttgggCGCTTAATTtgtaatgtatgtatatatgtaattatctATTGGGTCTATTCATTATCAACTATAGTTTAtgtaattataaattatttcgtCTGTACTTAATTCTTTAATCGTGTtgcattatttttatattaatcaattttttttttgcctcttgtatcttttttatcgTTGTCCATCAATATCTCAATATTTATTGTTGAAGTGGTAGACTTTTCTCCAACATTTTTGGTTCTCATATTTTAACTAAAATCCAACATTTGATACGATAGAACAAGTTagtgtctataatctttccaaaTATAATTTTacttcttatattattttttcttatGTTTTATATACTTACCTTGTCGTttgatttaaaattatttaattactcatggaattaaaaatgaaaatgaaaatttcaagCTTAAAAGTGGTGGTTTTTACAAATGACATCATAAAATTATAATTGAAAATAGTAATATTATTAATTGACTACTACAGTATTAATTATCTATATGCACATATTCTTGAAAGGGAGTTTAGGCGCAACAATAAGGTTGTCACCGTGTGACCTAGAGGTCATAGGTTCGAGGTGTGAAAATagtctcttgcaaaaatgtaaggtaagactGCGTATTATAAACCCATTATGGTCTACCCCTTCCGCAAACCCCACAtacacgggagctttgtgcatcgggctccttttttttttttttaaacgtaTTGCACAAACACATTTATCTAACGTACATAACACACTGTACCATATATCCGCCCTCAACATAATGCATAATATATGCTTTCCACATACACAACAGGATTGTTTAAAGTTTAGGAAATAAGATAATAAAGTTTTTATGACATAACATGAATGTACAAATGTTATTGAATCAAATGCTTTCAATTCATAGAATTTCATAACTTGTAAGTAGATTttaccttcatttgttatcattcTATTTGCTCAAGTAATAAAAGGTTCCATCTTAGTAACCTAATCAATCCTTAGAAAATATATTCTATTACCTTAATTGATAATAGTTAttgatacgcccaaaataatctagctAATGAGGGCAGATCAACGTCTATCTCGCACCTTCTCCGGGTCTGACATTCTGACGAGTgatcagctccaacccaataaaaggaggagagatccacgttAACGGCTTTAATAACCGAGTAATAGGTGCACACACTTACTGCTGGAGAGCGATTCACGCTCCCATGCAATAAATTCGAGCCAACCTgcggtcaactcgagcccctataagaagggaccTAGAGAAAAGGCAAAGGCAAGTCATTCAACACAattatactgttgcattcagcctctctaaaagcatttctcttacttagccatcagagtgatcccccggagtacaccctgggtcctcgaagcctttcttttcttcctctttcaggtcaacgggagtcgaaggagcattcctgctatttttaccccgcaacagttggcgctgTCTGTGGGAACCTGCTTTTAGGAGGCGATAATATCTTGCTCTCGACTTTCAACATTCCAGTAATGCCAACATCACATAGTTCTACCTCCATCCCTGCTGCAAAAGAACTATCCCAGTCCATCCAATCCACGCCCGTAGAGTCATCgggtgtcagtagggaggagttcctcgctttccaaaaggaaatgaaggatatgctcaaccaactcttacaacaaaagacTTAAGAAGGGCATGTCCTCCACCAACCGCAAGAGAACCCCCGCGCAGACAAGCAAGCTAAAAAAATAGTGGAGAACGAGGAGAAAACCTACCCcaacaagaaggtagaagatgcaaacagcgtggacgtcaaccaacaaagatccacagAGGTCAAAGAGAGGATCAAGAAGATAGAtcatatagagaagatgatgaaagagggaaGAACCAAACCCTACTATGGGGAAGCATCCCTAAGGTCCTCAGAGCCGCCATTCAACAAAGAAATTATGGAGGCTCCATTGCccagtagattcaagatgcccacctttgaaaggTACGAAGGTTGGTTTGACCCAATTGATCACTtggataattttaaaatgttgatgcagttgcaagggGCTCCAAACGCTATCATGTGTCGAGCTTTTGCAACCACCCTTAAGGGCACTGCCAGAGACTAGTATCGAACTCTTCGACCAGGATCCATTGGTTCCTTCCAAAAGATGGAACAAATGTTCACTGGCCAATTCCTTAGTAGCCGGAGAGTTGCTAAAACAACGAGCCATCTCATGAGTATGGGGCAAAGGGAGCAGGAGACTCTAAAGAACTTCATGCATCGATTCAACATGACGACCCTTAAAATTCACAACTTAGACATGGGGGTGGCTTTGGCAGCCTTGACAACGGCTCCCCAACCCAGAAGCTTCTTATACTCCCTAGGAAAAAAACCGCCATTGGATATGGGGGAGCTAATGATCCAAGTAGAGAATTACAtcaacctggaggagatgatggatacgagAGGAAGTCGCATAGAGCGGAAAAGGAAAAACAATAGCAGAGAATCTGGAGACTCCTTTAGATCCGTAAAAAGGCATGAGACTAGTGCGCTACACCCAGGCCCAAAGATGAGAGGACAAgacaacaagttctccacctacacacccctgaATGTACCGCGCTCGGAGTTACTGATGCAGATCAGAAAGAAGGACTACATCTcgtggcctgaacctatgcgaacgccTTTACACaagcggaacatgtccaagttctacgcattccatagggatcatggcCACGACATAGAAGAATGCATTcagttgaagaaagaaatcgaagtcctaataagaaggggacacCTGTCgaagtttataaagaaagaaaatccacAAAGGGAATCTCTCGAGCAGAGGAGACATGAggcaaaagagaaggaagagtaGGTCATAGGGGAAATTGCGatgatcttcggaggatccgctAGTGGAGGAGATAGCGGGAGTGCCTGCAAAAGATTTGCTAAACAGGTGCTGTCCATGGAgaagggggaaaccagtagcaaacgaaacaaaAAAGATGACATCATAACCTTTGACAGCAGAGACGAAGAAGGGGTGCAGCAGCCACATGATGAcgcactagtgctcttcctacttgtggccaattacatggtcagacgcatattgatagacaatgggagctcggctaacatcatgttctggtcggtccTGGTTGGAATGAAGATCGGCAAGGAATGACTCAAACCGGTCTCGACCCCCCTGGTAGGATTCGGGGGAGATATTGTTCACCCCTTAGGTACAATCATGTTACCGGTGACAATAAGGACGACCCCGCAGTAGGTTACGACGTTGACAAAATTCCTCgtggtcgaccgaccttcggtgtacaatgtcatcttgggtcgccCTTTCTTTAACGTAGTTCGGGTTGTAACATCAACGTACcacctcaaaatcaaattccCTACACCACAAGGGATAGGATTTGCCAAGGGAGATCAGGTCGCTGCTcggagttgctatgtaatggctctgaaagggaagatggaggctagagaagctctaacggtggaagatctagaagtaaggggagagtatccccagatcagTACAGTAGATGAAGACATCAGGCATATACCACTGAAGGGCCACCAAGAGAGAAGTATACAGATCGAAAATCACCTGCCCGACACCTTGAAAGCAAAGCTGAGTGAACTGTTGGACGAATTCGCTGATTTGTTCGCCTAGTCGGCGGTAGACATGCCTGGCATCGACCGAGCAGTTATAGAGCACAGGTTGCAGGTCGACCCCAACCACCAACCtgtgaaatagaaaaaaaaggAGTTTCGTAATGAAGCGAATCAAAATAATCGATGAGGAAGTGATGAAGTTGGTACAAGCCAACTTCATCAGGGAGGTAGACTACCCGGAGTGGCTGAGCAACGTGGTTCTAGTAAGAAAGCCGAACGGAAAATGGCGCACGTGCATAGACTTCACTGACCTGAATAAGGCATGCCCAAAAGACAGCTTCCCTCTTCCCCGAATCGACCAGCTGGTGGATTCAACCTCAAGGCACGAGCTCCTTAGCTTCATGGATGCCTACTCAggatacaaccaaatccctatgagtcGAGCAGACGAAGAAAAAACATCTTTCATCACCGAAAGGGGTTTGTATTGTTACCGGGTAATGCGCTTCGGGCTAAAAAATGCAGGAGCCACCTATCAGAGATTGGTGAGCAAGATCTTTAAAGATcagctcaaaaaaaaaaaaaaaatggaggcgTACGTGGATAACATGCTGGTAAAAAGCTtggaagcagggcaacattgtaaagacTTGAGAGAAACATTCGAACTTCTTCGTCGGTACCACATGAAACTGAACCCATCGAAGTGTGTGTTTGGTGTTTCCGCAGGAAAGTtcctgggctttatggtgactcatagaggtatagaagcaaaccCAGATAAAATAAGAGCGCTGCTGGAGATAGAGACCCCACGGACaaaaaaggagatccaagttttgacagggaggatagcctccctcagcagattagtctcctgctcaggggacaaaggcttacctttcttcagAGCACTACGGAAGAAgagaggattcgaatggggggaggaGCAGGCCAAAGCCTTCGAACAGCTCAAGCAATACCTCGAATCCCCTCCCCTTTTGACGAaggcaaagaatggggaagacctctacCTGTATATAGCATCCACGAAAAATGTCGACAGCTCGTTCCTGGTTCGGGAAGGAGGCAGGAGGCATCAACCCATTTATTACACTAGCAAGGTGCTCAGTGGAGTCGAAAAGAACTACTGCCCAGCGAAAAAAGCCGCTTTCTCCATCATCCGTGCAGCACAAAAATTGAGGCCCTACTTTCAGGTGCACAAGGTAATTGTGTTAACAAACTTACCgatgagacaaattctacagcgGTCGGAGAGTTCAGGAAGGATGACGAAGTGGTTAATCGAATTAAGTGAGTTCGACATACAATATCAACCAAGGCCCGCTGTCAAGGCCCAGGTGCTCGCTGATTTTACAGCAGAAAGGCTCTCTGACTCATCCACTAAGTCAGACGTATGGACACTACATGTTGATAGGTCGTCTAACGCTGCTGGAGGGGGAGCTAGATTCATTCTTTCAGCCCCAAACGGCAGTGAAACTCTTTTCGCACTAAAGTTGGAGTTCACAGCAACCAACAACGATGCGGAATATGAAACTTTGCTAGCAGGCCTACGCTTGGCAATAGTATTAGGGGTGGCACAAATAAAGGTTTTGAGTGATTCCTAGCTAGTGGTAGAGCagctgaaaggagaatttgaagctagggatccaagaatgaagaaatatctcgtTAAGGCCCAAGAATACGTGAAAGCATTCGTTCGGTTCGATATAGAACACTTACCAGGGGCAAAGAACAAAAAGGCCGACGCACTCACAAAATTGGCCTCAGCAACCGGTTCAAAATAGAAATACGCTATTTATCTAGAGCGGATAGGGAAACCCTCATACGAGGAGGACAGAATTAACTCAGTGGAGTCCGAAATCAACAAGAACGATTGGAGGGCGCCTTTATTCCTATACCTCTAGGACGGATCCCTACCAGAGGATAATAGGGAAGCTTGGAAAGTGAGAAGGAAAGCAGCAAGATATACACTGATAGGGCGGGAGCTGTACAGACGGTCCCTAACACTGCCCTACCTTCGTTGTCTAAACAATGAAGAAGGGTAATACGTGCTAagggaaatccacgaaggagtatgcggaaaccaccttgccagtagggcCCTGGCCCACAAGGCCATGCGGTagggattttactggcccacaatgaagAAAGACACAGTTGAGCTCGTCAAAAGATGCGATAGATGTCAACGATGCGCAACAGTACCACACGTACCCTCTAGTCTACTCTCCCCTTTGACCAGTCCCTGCCCTTTCGCACAGTGGGGAATAGACATCCTGGGACCTTTACCGCAGGCGACTAGCCAAAGAAAGTttttgttggtagcaatagattatttcactaagtgggtagaggtcgaACCTCTAGCCACCATAATAGAGCGGAACATTACGCGCTTCATGTGGACGTCAGTGGTTTGCTGTTTCGGAATCCCCTGGGCGATAGTTACAAACCATGGGAGGCAATTCGACAACGAGCGCTTCAAAAAGTTATgttcggacctatctattaagctcCTCTTCGCGTCAGTGGCGCACCCCTAGAGCAATGGAtaggtagagaacatgaaccgGATGAGACTCGAATTTATGCAAGGTAGATGGGCAGAGGAACTCCCTTCTCTCATCtgggcataccacaccaccaagagagccgcaacaggggaaaccccttTCATGCTTGTCTTTGGCGCAGAGGCAGTCATCCCAACAAAGGTAGGGATACCTTTTTAGCGAAGGCAATATTTTAACGAGCAGACCAACAACGAAGAGCTTAGATCAGAAATAGACCTGCTAGAAGAGAGACAAGATCAGGCGGGTTTAAAAGTTGCAGCGTACCAGCAGAGAGTAGCGAAGTACTACAACAATCGCGTCAAAGTACAGAATTTCCAGCCAGGAGACTTAGTCCTGAGGAAGATGCGGAACAACCCGTTGGAGTTAGTGTCGCACAAGTTAAAGCCAAACTGGGAGGGTCCATACAGAGTCACAACCGAGATAAAGCCagggacatacaagttggaagatgtaggggggaaagagattaagaacacatggaactcagatatgttaaaaaaatactattcttaAAAAGTGTTTCTTACAGTGCAGTAATAAAAGTACCAATTACAATAGTTGTACTACAtcaataaagtttgaaaaatttatattacaAGTCCAGTTCCTACAGACTAGTTGGCTTTACTCCCCTCTCCAGCTTCCTCCTCCACCTCCAATTCCTCATCCTCATCTAGATCTTCCGCGAATTCAGGACTCTCATTGCCATAACCGTGTGAGCTCACACCGTCCAGCGGAAGCTCAGGGTGTTTTGTTTTGACTTGAGCCCGACACCTCTTGAATCCCACCCGATAAGCTTTGGAGGTATCAATGACGAACTGGTTGGAGTCCTTATACTCCTTTACTGCAGTTCGGGAGGTAGTAGCAACAACGACAGCTTCTTTGGTAGGTAATTCCTCCATACGAAGGCACTCAACCTTAGCTTGCAGTGCCCGCTCACGGACCTCGGCCTCACGCAGTTCATTCTGAGCAACAACATACTTCTCCCGGGCATCCAAGGTCTGCCGGTACATCTCGGTAACCTTCTCCTCCTGGGCTAGAGTCATCGTCGCCAGCTAAGGAAGAATACAAAATACGGAACAGTTAACAAAACTATGTATAAGGCAAGAAGAATAAAGCCAGTTGAAGAATAGATACTTGGTGTGTGGTGTGGCGGATCTTCGCTAAAAGAGCGTCAGGAAGGGTGCACTGGGCCTGCACAAAATCTTCAGCGTGTATAGTTTGACGGAGAGCAGAGGCAAAACGGGTCGGCCGGTGAAAAATCACTTCAGTATGAGTCTGTGGGATCGGAGGAGGAGCAGCATTGATCTCATCAGTAAGGGCACCAGAATCACCTACGGCGGGTGCATCCCTTTGGGAGGATTCCCCCTcgatctcccttctcttcttcctactcctacttACCCTTTGTTTCCTGGCTTCTCCCATAAGAGATTCATACTTGGTGAAGTTCATATCTGCAAGGATAGAGAGAAAAGGAGTAAAAACACCAACAATAGAGACAATATCCGAACATATATACAGAAATCAGAGGCGAGGAAAGACTTGAGGAAATGGGGCTGATACCCCACTGCACGAGGACACGCTCTTGGAGTagctcctcatgagggataataccctGTTCACCAAGGACACGAAGCTCTTTCAGGATGGCCTGCTCTTCGGGGAAAGCCTTGGAAGAAGGtggcgcacccgaactacaaaggaaaagGGATGAAGGGAGAAAAATGAGTCAGCGGATAACCTACTAGTAGCCCTGCAAAAGAAGGTGGATAAGGGATAGACAACattaccatcaagaggagaagaccagactAAAGAGCCCGTGTAATTCAACTCCCCTGAGGCAAAGAAGTAACGAGACTTCCAattatggatggaagaactgccCGGCGAAAAAAGTTTAtaacctggtagagagttgaaatagtaTAGCTCCTTCTCGGCAGAATGCAATCTCATTTGGAAACAACTTCTAAAGAGAGGAACTGTAGGCTAGTGGCCCAGGCAGAGCAGAAGGACGGCAAAACAAGTGAGTGAAAGATAGGAGTTCGGGACAAGTTGGGAAGGTGCTATGCGGTAAAAACGTAATACGTTAGAGACGAAGGAGGGAAAAGGGAGCCTGAGACCCAAATCTAGGTAATCtgtatagaggcagagctcctcggaGCCTGGATCAAGGGCTGACTCGGAAGCAGAGGGCAACCTAACAGTAATACTCGATGGCatagtaaaaaaataatgaaCATTCTGCAAGTCGGAAGAGGTGAGGTCACAACGAGCGCTTCGAACTATAGTAGGAACCCTCAAAGGCTGTGAAGAAGACTCCATAGGGACAACAAAGCGTGAACGAAACAATACCTATACCTAAGGATCAAACGGGCAAGCACCAGCAAAAACAAAGAGGAAAAGATGCCAAAACAGATCAAGACAGTAAAATTCCACACACAAACAGTAAGGTCGTCTTACTagaaaagatcaaacatacaaagtTAACGCAAGAACaacgaagaacatgaagaacaacagaATAAACATGCAGTAGAAAGGGAGAGCGTACCTAACGCCAAATGGGCGACCCTGTGGactgaagaagagaagagaaggaagaagtcCTCTAAGACTGAAGATAAGTGCAGAATGAAGGAGTCCTTTggcctttataaagagaggaggGCATGAATCCCTGAGGTGGGAAtctcaaaaattttcatttgcAAAAAAGTATTGCGTCTCGAGGGAGAAAAAGGACACAAAGAATCCCTGAACCCACAGCAGATCTCTGACATATGCACAGCCGCGGCATCCCAAGGGCAAACAGTGCCTCGAAAAGACCACATCGGCTCGGACAGAATGTCAGACGGGCGACAATAAATGAGAACGTTTCGTCCGACCCACTTCCCGAGGTATGGCACATCTAAAACATGCCTTTATCAATCCTTTGCAGGGAAAAGAAGGATGTGACGACGTCTCGAAAAAATGAGTAGACGAAACACCCAATatatgagcacgactcatcaggcaaAGAAGCCCAAAcggacgagcacgactcgtaaggccagaaTAGCTGACAGATGTGCACGACTTATCAGACACAGAAGCCCAAACGAACGAGCACGACTTGTAGGGCCATAACAGCCTAGCAGATGAGTACGACTTATCAGGCACAAAGGCCAATCTAGCGAGcatgactcgtaaggccaaaacagCCCGGCAAacaagcacaactcattaggcaaagaagccCCGCAGATGAGCACGGCTCATCAGGCACAAAGGCCAATCTGGCGAGCACGACTCGCAAGGCCAAAACAGTCTGGCatatgagcatgactcattaggcaaagaagccCTGCAGATGAGCACGACCCATCAGGCACAAAGGCCAATCTGGCGAGCACGACTCATAAAGCCAAAACAGCCTGGCAGATGAGCACGAATCATCAAGCAAAGaagcccaaactgacgagcatgactcgtATGGCCATAACAGTCtggcagatgagcacgactcatcaagCAAAGaagcccaaactgacgagcacgactcgtatggccataacaacccaaaaaatgagcacaactcatttaCAAAAAATCCAAACGGACGAAAACGAAGCAGGTCGCCAAACTTCCTTACATGGAGCAGGTCGTCCAACTTCACTCCATGGAAAAGGTCGAACAGGTTGGCAAATTTCCCTATATGTAGCAAATCGGATAGCtcggccaatttccctccatgcAACAAGTTTGACGGGTAGCCCAACTTTCCTCCGTGAGCAGGTCGGACAGGATGGCCAACTTCCCTTCATGGTGCAGGTTGGACAGGATGACCAACTTCCCTTCATGGTGCAGGTCGGACACCtcggccaatttccctccatgcAACAGGTCGGATGGATAGCCCAACTTTCCTCCGTGAGCAGGTCAGACAGGATGGCCAACTTCCTTCCATGGTGTAGGTCGGACAGCtcggccaatttccctccatgcAACAAGTCGGATCGGTAGCCCAACTTTCCTTTGTGAGCAGGTTGGACAGGATGGCCAACTTCCCTTCATGGTGCAGGTCGGACAGGATGGCCAACTTCCTTTAATGTGCAGGTCGGACAGCtcggccaatttccctccatgcAACAGGTCAGACGGGTAGCCCAACTTTCCTCAGTGAGCAAGTCAGACAGGAAGGCCAACTTCCCTCCATGGTGCAGGTCGGATAGCTtggccaatttccctccatgcAACAGGTCGGACGGGTCTCCTAACTTCTCCCTTGTAGAACAGGTCAGACAGCTCGGCCAACAACACTCCATGAAACAGGTCGGGCAACCTCTCGGCACGAGCAGCACGGCAAAATAGCTCGGTGAAAAAGCTAGGCACGAGCAGCCCGGCAAAACAActcggcaaaacagctcggcacgagtagTTCGGCGAAAAAGCTTGACACGAGCAGCTCGGTGAAAAAGCTCGGCACGAGCAACCCAACAAAATAGCTCGGTAAAACAGCTCGGCATGAGTAGCTTGGTGAAAAAGCTCGGCACGAGCAGCCTGACAAAACAACTTGGCAAAATAGCTTGGCACGAGCAGCTCGGTAAAACAGCTCGGCACAAGAAGCTTGGCAAACCAGCTCAGAAAAATAGCTCGACACGAGCAGCTCGGCAAAATAGCTCGATAAAACAGCTCGCCACGAACAACTCTTCAACACAAGCTCTTCTCGCTTGGCACGAGCAGCTtggcaaa
Coding sequences within:
- the LOC131143934 gene encoding uncharacterized protein LOC131143934: MGQREQETLKNFMHRFNMTTLKIHNLDMGVALAALTTAPQPRSFLYSLGKKPPLDMGELMIQVENYINLEEMMDTRGSRIERKRKNNSRESGDSFRSVKRHETSALHPGPKMRGQDNKFSTYTPLNVPRSELLMQIRKKDYISWPEPMRTPLHKRNMSKFYAFHRDHGHDIEECIQLKKEIEVLIRRGHLSKFIKKENPQRESLEQRRHEAKEKEE